ACGTTTCCGCTGAACTGGAAAGCGGACATTCCACAAGGGAAATCACGACCACCGTTACTTCAACAACCCGGGACTTCCCAAAAGGAAGCTATGTTTTCGACATGGCCCAGCCTGATGCCAACTTCATCCCCCTTGCCCTCGAACCTGAAGGCATTGACAGCTATGTGACATTCAATTTCATCCCGGCTGAAAAAGGAAAAGAACTGCCGATTTACCGCTATATGCAGCCGTCTTCCTTACCAATTAAATGATGCATAGTATCTAAATGACGCTTTGGCAGCTTTCATTGCCAATGCGTTTTTTAGTTTTCACCCTCCTTTATTCATGTGGGGCGATGCACCTGACATGATTTCTTGAATGCGACGACAAGTTTTGAATATACATATAAACGGAAAATGTGTTTTTAGAGGAGGAAAATCATTGAACCAACATGTACAATTGGAAATCAATCGCCTTGTTCATCGCCTGAAACAAGACCAATCCGCTGATGGTTCGTGGAATTATCCCTTTGACACCGGGATAACGGCAGATGCCTATATGATCATATTATTGAAAATTTTAGATATGGAAGATGCTGCTCTTATAGAGGCTTTAGTAAAAAGAATTGAAAGCAAGCAAACGGAAAACGGTTCATGGAAACTTTTCCAAGATGAGAAGGACGGCAATGTTACGGTTACGATCGAGGCTTATTATGGCCTTCTTTATAGCGGACTACGCAATAAGAACGATCCCCATATGAGGAAAGCCCAACAATTCATTCTTTCCAAGGGTGGCATCAAACAGGCCAAAATGTTAACGAAAATGATGCTTACTGTCACCGGACAATATCCATGGCCGCGCCTGTTCCCCATTCCTCTCGAAGTGGTCTTGCTTCCTCCCACCTTTTTCGTCAGCATTTATGATCTTTCCGTATATGGGCGGGTCAACATGATTCCATTGCTATTGCTAGGCCATAAAAAGTTTCAGATCAAAACCCCGGACACGCCAAGTTTAAAAGAATTATTTCAAACAAGGGAGGACCTTTCCGAAGAGCATGTGTGGGAAGAGTATCGTACCGAAGAATATCGTTCCTTCTTCTCCAAACTTCAAAATGGCGTCAAAACTTTGATTGGTTATCCCGATTATTTACATTCCCTAGCCTTGGATTCAACGAAAAGGTTCATGCTCGATAGGCTGGAACCAGACGGGACACTGTACAATTATTTCGGTTCAACCTTTTTCATGATCTTTGCCCTCCTCTCAATTGGATATTCAAAAAAGGATCCAGTGATTCTAAAGGCCATTGCCGGTCTGAAGGGGATGGCCTGCTCCATTGAGGGACACACACATATCCAGCTCACGACGCCCCAAGTTTGGAATACCTCCTTAATAAGCTACGCCCTTCAAGAAGCTGGCATACCTTCCAAAGACCCAACGGTCAAGGCCGCCAATCAGTACTTACTGTCACGCCAGCATTATATGTATGGCGATTGGCTGATCCATAATCCTAACGCGATTCCAGGCGGCTGGGGGTTCTCGGATTTCAATACCATGAATCCGGATGTCGATGATACGACCGCCTCACTGCGGGCGCTGGCTAAGCAACTTCAAGAAAAACCTGATAATCGGGACAGTTGGGAGCGCGGTGTCTCCTTCACGATATCCATGCAAAATGATGATGGCGGATTTCCAGCCTTCGAAAGGAATAACGATCATAAATGGTTGCATCTTCTTCCTATTGAGGGTTCGAAATATCTCCTGACTGACCCTTCTACCGCTGATTTGACAGGAAGAACGCTGGAATTCCTGGGGAACTATATAAATATGAAGAAGCCGGAAGAGGTCAGTAAAAGAGCGGTGGATTGGCTATTGGAAGACCAGAAGCGTGACGGCTCCTGGTATGGGCGCTGGGGCATCTGCTATCTATATGGCACATGGTCTGCACTGACCGGAATGAAGGCAGCAGGGCAGGCCACTGGACATCCATCCATCCAAAAAGCCTTAACTTGGTTGAAGAAAATTCAAAATGAAGATGGTGGCTGGGGTGAATCTTGTTACAGTGATATTAAGCAACGATACATCCCCCTCGGAGAAAGTACACTGACACATACAGCTTGGGCTGTGGATGCATTAATATCGGCATCCGATAAGCCGACAGCCGAAATGGAAAAAGGCATTGCCTATCTCATCCGTGCAGGTCAACAGGACAGCTGGACCAATGATTATCCTGCAGGCCAGGGAATGGCCAATTTTTTGTATATGCATTATCATAGCTATCGCTATATTTATCCCCTTTTAGCCTTAAGTCATTACAATAAAAAATACCTGAAGACTTAATTCCAGTTTTTTTATCATATAAAGGTGAATATGTGGATTACCTGTGGAAAAGTAGTGAATAACACCGGAGAGTTATCCACAATCCGAGGTTATCCACATTCATTTATCCGTAAATGTGCTAAAAGCAAGAAATTTTCCGTCATATTTGTTGATTAGTTCATTTCAGATATGTAAGAATGACTTGTTTTATCCAGGCTTTGTGGATAGTTTGGGGATGATCACTATTATGCGAAAACTTTATCCAGTTTATCACTATAAAATTCTATGGCCTTAGCATAAGATTGTATGTCTCGATCCTTAGAGGTTTCGGCAATTATCTTCAATAAAGACTCCATTGCAAGATCGTGTTGGCCCAAATTATAAAAAGCCATGGCCCTGAATACCAATAAAGCCTTATGCTCAGGAAACTTCGCCAGCCCCGATTCCAATGTCTGTTTTGATTTTTCATATTCCCCTATGGTGCGATATGTGCTTCCCAATCCTAGGTAGGCCCCTTTTGCATCCTCATCCGGCAAACCTAATTTAAGTGCCTCTTCATAATAGGGCACCGCCTTTACCTCAAGTCCGAGAATATCCAAACTCCAGGCACACTGATACTGTATGACTGCATCGCCGGGATTTTGCTTTGCCAGATCCATCAATAATCGATTGGATTTTTTGAACTCTTTCTTTCCTCGTAATGACAGTGCCATTTCCAAATTCCCCATTTATATTCCTCCATTGTATAAGATTCCTTATTACCCCTATTCTCGATTCCTTTTTTAACTCCTTCATGACCTCGAATATTTTCAGAGGTCATCAGCTATACGGTGGTTTCTCCCCCCATCCGCCTCTTCATCTAAGGAAGGTTTCTTCTTCTCCCCTAATTTCGCTTGAGAACCGTAATGGCATAAAAAAAGGATCTGCCATTCGGCAAATCCTTTCATGCACTTTTAGTTCATGATCATTCATAAATCACAGATTACCCTCGATTAATCATCCAATTGGTTTTTCAATACTTTTCCCGTAGTGGCATCCACCACTACATCATATTCCTTTTGTCCTTGTTTTATTTCCAGCTCGTACACAAGGGTGCCATTCTCCGAATCAAGCTCCATGTCCGTTACTTGACCATCCACCGCTTCCAAGGCAATCTTTTCGGCTTGATCACTGCTGATTTTTACAGTTTCCGCCGCTTGTTGTGTGCTCAGATCGTCATCGTCACCGTCTTCCATTTCCTGAGAAAGTATCTCTCCTTTTTCAGCATCAACGTCAACTTCTTGATAGCCTTCTTTCGTTTTAACGGTCATCTCATAGGTCATCGGCTGGTCCCAATCCTTTTCAAATTGAGTAACTTCCCCGCCTAGTTTTTCTGAAATCATTTTGACAGCCTCATCCTCGGATAGGTTACCCTTATTGACTGCATATACCGCCGTTCCAGCAGCACCGCCGAAAAGTAAAACGGAAAGCATGGACACCGTCATGATCACCTTTTTCCTTTGAATGATACCTTCTTTAATCGTACTCCACTGTTTTTTCATGAATGAATTCCTCCTTTAAGTTGTTACCTTAATAATAAGCATCCTTCATGAAATGAACATGAGCGTTAGATTAGAATTTGATGAGAAAGAGTAATCGTCACCAACGTTCCCTTTCCCACTTCGCTTTGGATCTCCAATTTACCGTCGAATGACTCGACAAGCGACCGGGCGATGGATAGCCCGAGTCCATTACCTCCCGTTTTCCTTGCCCTCGATGAATCCACGCGATAAAAACGTTCAAACACATGTGGGAGATGTTCTGGTGATATCCCTGCGCCGCGATCTTTCACACCGATGATAATTTCATCGGCCTGCCGTTTTATCATGACCTGTATACTTGAGTCACTGTATTTCATAGCATTGTCCAATAGGATGACAATCGCCTGTTCAAGTTTACTGGAAATGGTCATTGCATATATTTCTTTAAACTCTGATTCTATCGTTATTTCACGATTCCCCGTCCTTCTGAATGTTTGGGCAATCCCTTCACAAAACGAGATAAGTTCTATTTTCCCTTCCACATCTGCTGAAGGTTCCGTTTGGGAGGCAGACTGCAGAAGATGTTCCGTCAGCTTTTTCATCCGGACGGCTTCATGATGGATTGCCTCCACCGCCTCTTCCTGAATCGCCTCATCCTTCATTCCCCAGCGTTTCAATAGGGAAGAGTAGCTTTCTATGACCGTAATCGGTGTTTTCAATTCATGTGAAGCATCTGAAAGGAATTGCTGCTGTTGGTCATAATTCCGCTCCAGCCTTTCCATCATCCTGTTGAATGCCACTCCCATCACCTGCAGCTCATCCTTTGATTGGTCCGATAGCGGTATCCGTTTGAATTCCCCGCTTTTCTCAATATCCTTCATCGTTCCGCTCATGATCGATATCGGTTTGAGGATCAGGTTGGCCAGCCACTTACCTGCAAGAATGGATAAAAGAATGACAAAAAGCGATGCACCGCCTAAAACGAGGGCAAGCACCGATAAATTATCAAGGAGGGTATCTTGCGGCTGTGTGACCTCGATCACCCCTAGCTTCTTCCCTTCATCAGGATAAGGATAACGATAGGTCATGACATATTCCCCGTCAGCTTTGGTAAAATCATAACCTTTCTCGTTAATGGCTTTAACCGCAAGCCCCTCAAGGTCCTCTTCATCGGTAAATGATTTTATCAACCTTCCATCAGTATCGAATATCCGCACCATTCCATCGTCAGGGATATATGGCTCCATTAAAGCGGGATCACCGGAAATCAAATCTTTCGCCAAGATATTTTCTTCAATTAATGAGGCTTGATCTTCAAGCAGATCCCGTTCCCTCTCTACTGATATCCAAAGGAAGGCGATTAAAACGATGATACTTAACAATATAAGCATGACACTTAAAAAAAGACTGGAATACGTTTGGATTTTCGTCCGGATCTTCATACTGGCTCCTTCAAGCTGTAACCTACACCGCGGTAAGTATGTATGAGCTGCAGATCAAAGGGATAATCTATTTTTTTGCGTAAATAACGGATATACACATCGACCACATTCGTATCCCCTGCAAAATCATATCCCCATACATGTGTCAGGATTTGCTCTCTAGAAAGTACTTGATTTTTATTTTGCAAAAGATAAACCAGCAAATCGAACTCGCGGGAAGTCAGCTCTATCCTTTTGCCTTGCCTGTGAATGTCCCTTGTACCAAGGTTCAACTTCAGATCATGTATCTTTAGTTCATCCAATTCCACTTCTGGTTGGCGTTCCCGTACATTGGTACGGAAACAAGCACGGATCCGTGCGAGCAGCTCTTCGATTTCAAACGGTTTCGTTACATAATCATTTGCACCATGGTCAAGGCCATTCACCTTGTCTGGCACAGCATCCCTTGCGGTTAGAAGGATGACCGGTGTTGTTCCATTCTTCTTCCGGTAACGCCTAAGTACTTCTATGCCATTCAGCTCGGGCAGCATCACATCCAATAAGATTAAATCCCACTCCTCGGCTTCTGCCCTTTCCAGACCCGCCTTTCCAGTAAATGCCGATTCTGTTTGATAACCCTCATGGTCAAGTTCCAGCTGGAGAACCCTCGCAATTTTTTCTTCATCTTCTATAATTAAAATTCTTTTATTCATGATCATCACCACCTACCCCTTAGTGTACTGAAGAAATATGAAAATATCATGAGAAATTGAACCCTTCGACTTATAATTTTTTCTCCTTTAAAAAAGGTCAAAAAAAGAACCAGGTGTGAAAACACACCCGATCCATTTCATTCACCGTTCCAATGCTGGTCAATGAATTCATCTCGGCCCGATTTCGCACGGTCCGCTTTATAGTCATCTTTGTTTTTTTTATGATAGCCTTGATGGTATTCTTCGGCAGGATAAAAGGGTTGGGCCGGAAGGATTTCCGTTACGATGGGTTTCTGGAACTTCCCGCTGGCTGCTACCTTTTCTTTCGATTCAAGAGCCAGTTTCTCTTGAGCTTCATCATGATAGAAGATGGCCGTCCGATATTGGCTTCCCCTGTCATGGAATTGACCGCCATCGTCGGTAGGATCAATTTGCTGCCAATATAGTTCCAGCAATCTTTCATAAGGAAATAACTGAGGATCGAAAGTGATTTCCACGACTTCATAATGTCCCGTAGTGCCCGTTTTCAATTCCTCGTAAGTCGGGTTTTCAATATGCCCTCCCGAATAACCGGATACGATTCCCCCAATCCCCGGTAGTTCTTCAAATGGTGTCACCATGCACCAAAAACAGCCTCCGGCAAATGTAGCCTTTTGCATAATGGCCAGCCCCTTTCCTGTATGTAATAAAAATTAATATACCATATTCCAATCCTGACACTGAGCTTTTTTGATTTGAGAAGCCGCCATTAAATGCGCCAAAACTGATTTACCTTTGATCAATCTTTTGACCAGCCCTTTTCCTTGAATCTTACAATCGCTTCAACACGGTTGCTTACATCCAATTTATCAAGGATGACCGATATATAATTACGAACCGTTCCATTAGTCAAATAAAGCTGGCTTGCGATTTCTTTTGTTGTCTTACCATCCGCGATCAATTTGAGCACTTGGCACTCCCGTTCAGTCAAAGGGTTTTCTTCTTCGAAAGCCATATCCACCAGCTCAGGGGCATAAACGCGCCTCCCATCCATGATGACACGGATCGAATTTGCCAGCTCATCACTTGGGCTATCCTTCAGCAGATATCCACCTACTTCTGCCTTTCTGGCTCTTTCAAAATATCCAGGACGTGCAAAAGTGGTCAAAATGATGACTTTGCATTGATGGCCCTGATCCTTGATCTCCTCGGCTACATCGAGCCCGGTTTTAACTGGCATTTCAATATCGGTTATGCAGATATCCGGCTTTAATTGATTGACGAGATTCATTGCTTCTTCCCCATTGCTCGCTTTTCCTACAACTTCCATGTCACTTTCCAAATCAAGGATGGAACCTAGCGCGCCAAGCAGCATCCGCTGATCTTCGGCAATTACGATTCGAATCAATGTCAATCTCTCCTATCCATTATTTTTTATCGCATTCGGAACCCTTATATAAAGTGTCGTTCCATCTGTCGTTTGAATATCCAGGCTGCCATTAACGAATTCGAGCCTTTCTTTCATTCCATGAAGCCCATTTCCTTTAAAAAACTCTGATCTATGTGAAAGCCCCACTCCATTATCCTGTACTGTGATCGTTACCCCTGTTTGTAATTCTTCAATGACGATATGACAGCAGTCGGCTCCGCTATGTTTGACGATATTGGTCACAGCTTCTTTCAAGCACATGCTTAAAACCGTTTCAACAAGCAGTGGGGTATCTTTCAATTCAGTGGTGCCTTCCAAATTGAATTCTATCCCTGCCGCTTTCAATATTTGCTTGACCCGGATGATTTCATCGCTAAGCTTGGCCCCACGCATTTCCGACACCATTTCACGGACTTCCTTGAGTGCCGTCCTCGCCGTTTGACGGATATCCTTGATTTCCTTCTTGGCCGACTCCGGATTCAAATCGATCAATTTCCCTGCAAGGTCACTTTTCAAGCCAATCAAAGACAGCTTTTGTCCAAGTGTATCATGTAAGTCACGGGCAATCCGCTGGCGTTCTTCCATTTTGCCAAGCTCTGATATTCTTTTATGTGCGTCCTCCAATTGTTCTTCCAGCCTGCCCCGTTTATTTCGATTATATGTGTTGAACGGGAGCAGGATCACGCCTACCACACAAATGAGCATAAAGGGAAATTGCGAAAAGAATGTAGGGTCCTTCATGATGAATCCAATATTGACAGACACGATGGTAGCCAATAGCTGGATCGAATATAATACGAAAAAACCAACCTTATTCTGAACATTCCCAATAAAGAATGCTAAAAAAAGCGAAAAGTAAATATAGCTGAAAAATATGGTCATGGATATGGATATGACTATTTGTATCGCCGTCCATACGTATACGGGCCATCCCTTCGAAACGAATGAGAGACCATATGATATGAAAAACAAAATGATCATGACGATTCCAAAGACTATCTCCAACATCGAAGAGGATTTGAAGATGAAATAAAAAGGAAGGATACAAAAAATGATCCAGACATAAGGGCTCAGCCCTGTGTTTTTCGGAAAGATATGATACCAACTTTGCATGGCGCCGCCTCTATTTCTTTTTATCCTAGTATATACTAAGGAGTTTCATCAAAAAACCATCCAATGGGAATTGGATGGTTTTTTTGATGAACAGTTTATTGAAACCTGGACGTTCATTATTGATTTTGTTTTCTTTAAAACGACAGGCGTCTTGTTTTTGCCATTAAGCCTTCCGTAACATTTTGGTACACCCGGACTAAGATTGTACGTGGTGAAAACCATCATATAGCCAAAAAAAGATCAGCCGCCTGGCGAACCCATTTATAACTTGATGGCATATACCCGTTCAGGACGTCCTACCGTACCATATGTTAAATCGGCATCAATTTTTTCCTCTGACATCAAGTGCTCCAGATAACGCCTTGCCGTTGTCCTGCTCACCCCGATTTCCTTTGCCACTATTTCGGCCGTTAAGCCAGGGGAGGATTTCCCCAACACAGCCATCACCTTCTCCAAAGTCATCCGATCGATCCCTTTTGGCAGCGAAGACTGTTCCCTCTCATTTTCTTTCACTTCTTTTCGCAAAAGCTTATCAACCTGTTGCTGTGTTACTGGAAAATTGCCCTTTTCCAATTCTGACAGCTTAATGTGATACTCTTGATATCTGTGTAAAGACTGCTTGAAACGTTCAAATGCGACAGGCTTGATAATATAATCAAATATGCCGATTTTGATGGCTTCCTGGACTTTTTCTATTTCTTTAGCCGCCGTTATCATAATGACATCCATTTGTTTGCTTTGCTGCTTGATTTCTTTCAGGATATCGAGCCCATTCATATCCGGAAAATACATGTCGAGCAGCAATAGATCCGGCTGCATGATTTCAATGAAGCTTTTAGCTTCGTCATAGCTTGAGGCGATCCCTATCGTTTGAAAACCCTCAAGCTTTTCGATGAATAGCTTTTGTATCTCGGCAATCCGCAGGTCATCTTCTACGATTAAAACTTCTATATCGCGATTGGCCATCGTCAAATCACCTCTCTGTTTTTTGGCAGTGCTACAGTAAAAATCGTATATTCCCCTTCTTTTGTCGAAAAAGTGATATACCCCCCTAATCCATCTATCGCTTCCTGAACAAGTCTCAACCCTATACCTGAATTGGTTTGATGGCTTTTCGTCGTAAAACCGTTCTGGAAAATCAGTTCGGTAACATCTGAATTCATCCCTTTTCCATTATCTTCAACCTCTATGATCAACTCTTTACCCAAGTCCGTGACGAACAACGATACCCTTTTTTCCTCCCTATCGTTTTCCCGTACAGCTTCAAAGGCATTATTGATGAGGTTGCCGATGATCGTCACCAATAAATCCCTATCTATTTCGGACGGAATATCTTTAAAACTGCTCTCTCTATCAATTGTAAAATCAATTTTCAGCTCGCTCGCCAAACTCACCTTCCCTAAGATGAACCCAGCAATAATCGGATCAGGTATTTCCTTCATTAGAAAGTGAATGAAGCCTTGGGTGACATCGACTTC
This sequence is a window from Brevibacillus sp. JNUCC-41. Protein-coding genes within it:
- a CDS encoding response regulator transcription factor gives rise to the protein MNKRILIIEDEEKIARVLQLELDHEGYQTESAFTGKAGLERAEAEEWDLILLDVMLPELNGIEVLRRYRKKNGTTPVILLTARDAVPDKVNGLDHGANDYVTKPFEIEELLARIRACFRTNVRERQPEVELDELKIHDLKLNLGTRDIHRQGKRIELTSREFDLLVYLLQNKNQVLSREQILTHVWGYDFAGDTNVVDVYIRYLRKKIDYPFDLQLIHTYRGVGYSLKEPV
- the shc gene encoding squalene--hopene cyclase, with product MNQHVQLEINRLVHRLKQDQSADGSWNYPFDTGITADAYMIILLKILDMEDAALIEALVKRIESKQTENGSWKLFQDEKDGNVTVTIEAYYGLLYSGLRNKNDPHMRKAQQFILSKGGIKQAKMLTKMMLTVTGQYPWPRLFPIPLEVVLLPPTFFVSIYDLSVYGRVNMIPLLLLGHKKFQIKTPDTPSLKELFQTREDLSEEHVWEEYRTEEYRSFFSKLQNGVKTLIGYPDYLHSLALDSTKRFMLDRLEPDGTLYNYFGSTFFMIFALLSIGYSKKDPVILKAIAGLKGMACSIEGHTHIQLTTPQVWNTSLISYALQEAGIPSKDPTVKAANQYLLSRQHYMYGDWLIHNPNAIPGGWGFSDFNTMNPDVDDTTASLRALAKQLQEKPDNRDSWERGVSFTISMQNDDGGFPAFERNNDHKWLHLLPIEGSKYLLTDPSTADLTGRTLEFLGNYINMKKPEEVSKRAVDWLLEDQKRDGSWYGRWGICYLYGTWSALTGMKAAGQATGHPSIQKALTWLKKIQNEDGGWGESCYSDIKQRYIPLGESTLTHTAWAVDALISASDKPTAEMEKGIAYLIRAGQQDSWTNDYPAGQGMANFLYMHYHSYRYIYPLLALSHYNKKYLKT
- a CDS encoding sensor histidine kinase, with product MKIRTKIQTYSSLFLSVMLILLSIIVLIAFLWISVERERDLLEDQASLIEENILAKDLISGDPALMEPYIPDDGMVRIFDTDGRLIKSFTDEEDLEGLAVKAINEKGYDFTKADGEYVMTYRYPYPDEGKKLGVIEVTQPQDTLLDNLSVLALVLGGASLFVILLSILAGKWLANLILKPISIMSGTMKDIEKSGEFKRIPLSDQSKDELQVMGVAFNRMMERLERNYDQQQQFLSDASHELKTPITVIESYSSLLKRWGMKDEAIQEEAVEAIHHEAVRMKKLTEHLLQSASQTEPSADVEGKIELISFCEGIAQTFRRTGNREITIESEFKEIYAMTISSKLEQAIVILLDNAMKYSDSSIQVMIKRQADEIIIGVKDRGAGISPEHLPHVFERFYRVDSSRARKTGGNGLGLSIARSLVESFDGKLEIQSEVGKGTLVTITLSHQILI
- a CDS encoding tetratricopeptide repeat protein — translated: MGNLEMALSLRGKKEFKKSNRLLMDLAKQNPGDAVIQYQCAWSLDILGLEVKAVPYYEEALKLGLPDEDAKGAYLGLGSTYRTIGEYEKSKQTLESGLAKFPEHKALLVFRAMAFYNLGQHDLAMESLLKIIAETSKDRDIQSYAKAIEFYSDKLDKVFA
- the msrA gene encoding peptide-methionine (S)-S-oxide reductase MsrA codes for the protein MQKATFAGGCFWCMVTPFEELPGIGGIVSGYSGGHIENPTYEELKTGTTGHYEVVEITFDPQLFPYERLLELYWQQIDPTDDGGQFHDRGSQYRTAIFYHDEAQEKLALESKEKVAASGKFQKPIVTEILPAQPFYPAEEYHQGYHKKNKDDYKADRAKSGRDEFIDQHWNGE
- a CDS encoding sensor histidine kinase, giving the protein MQSWYHIFPKNTGLSPYVWIIFCILPFYFIFKSSSMLEIVFGIVMIILFFISYGLSFVSKGWPVYVWTAIQIVISISMTIFFSYIYFSLFLAFFIGNVQNKVGFFVLYSIQLLATIVSVNIGFIMKDPTFFSQFPFMLICVVGVILLPFNTYNRNKRGRLEEQLEDAHKRISELGKMEERQRIARDLHDTLGQKLSLIGLKSDLAGKLIDLNPESAKKEIKDIRQTARTALKEVREMVSEMRGAKLSDEIIRVKQILKAAGIEFNLEGTTELKDTPLLVETVLSMCLKEAVTNIVKHSGADCCHIVIEELQTGVTITVQDNGVGLSHRSEFFKGNGLHGMKERLEFVNGSLDIQTTDGTTLYIRVPNAIKNNG
- a CDS encoding PepSY domain-containing protein; this encodes MKKQWSTIKEGIIQRKKVIMTVSMLSVLLFGGAAGTAVYAVNKGNLSEDEAVKMISEKLGGEVTQFEKDWDQPMTYEMTVKTKEGYQEVDVDAEKGEILSQEMEDGDDDDLSTQQAAETVKISSDQAEKIALEAVDGQVTDMELDSENGTLVYELEIKQGQKEYDVVVDATTGKVLKNQLDD
- a CDS encoding response regulator yields the protein MANRDIEVLIVEDDLRIAEIQKLFIEKLEGFQTIGIASSYDEAKSFIEIMQPDLLLLDMYFPDMNGLDILKEIKQQSKQMDVIMITAAKEIEKVQEAIKIGIFDYIIKPVAFERFKQSLHRYQEYHIKLSELEKGNFPVTQQQVDKLLRKEVKENEREQSSLPKGIDRMTLEKVMAVLGKSSPGLTAEIVAKEIGVSRTTARRYLEHLMSEEKIDADLTYGTVGRPERVYAIKL
- a CDS encoding response regulator transcription factor; translated protein: MIRIVIAEDQRMLLGALGSILDLESDMEVVGKASNGEEAMNLVNQLKPDICITDIEMPVKTGLDVAEEIKDQGHQCKVIILTTFARPGYFERARKAEVGGYLLKDSPSDELANSIRVIMDGRRVYAPELVDMAFEEENPLTERECQVLKLIADGKTTKEIASQLYLTNGTVRNYISVILDKLDVSNRVEAIVRFKEKGWSKD